A genomic region of Alnus glutinosa chromosome 11, dhAlnGlut1.1, whole genome shotgun sequence contains the following coding sequences:
- the LOC133881869 gene encoding uncharacterized protein LOC133881869 isoform X1 has protein sequence MDGGGTSGMNSNYENWGDTPDDPQYCASEVPDNEDDEETNTDPDYAEILNLLDSLFKVIEELHFNIQQAYRVMCIPQRTSILTGHMWVHWVLTNPNPNTCYERFRMFPCTFIKLCSTLKNNSYLGDSRYVKITEKVAAFLLVVCQAHSQRSVADRLQRSTHTISTYIGQVCKALCRLGNTLIQLCATEMPHPYVPRDRRYYPWFKWVGGQCARFMNSHIHYKRSCDALPNTGRRLLLFGRFWICLLQGVLALIPQRTIPPAKLSWQWSPTSEEERVV, from the exons ATGGATGGCGGTGGAACGTCTGGCATGAACTCAAACTATGAAAACTGGGGTGATACACCTGACGACCCCCAATATTGTGCGAGTGAGGTACCCGACAATGAGGATGATGAGGAAACGAACACAGACCCGGACTATGCTGAGATCTTGAATCTTCTCGATAGCCTGTTCAAAGTGATTGAAGAACTTCACTTTAACATACAACAAGCTTATCGAGTTATGTGTATTCCGCAACGCACATCAATTTTGACGGGCCATATGTGGGTCCATTGGGTCCTAACGAACCCCAACCCTAATACATGCTACGAGCGCTTCCGAATGTTTCCCTGCACCTTCATAAAACTATGTagcacattaaaaaataatagctATCTAGGGGATAGTCGATATGTTAAGATCACAGAGAAAGTAGCAGCCTTTCTCTTAGTTGTTTGCCAGGCGCACTCACAGAGGAGTGTGGCCGACAGGCTGCAAAGATCGACTCACACCATAAGCACATACATTGGGCAAGTATGCAAAGCCCTATGTAGATTGGGCAATACGCTCATACAACTGTGTGCCACAGAGATGCCTCACCCATACGTCCCCCGTGACAGGCGATATTACCCCTGGTTTAAG TGGGTGGGAGGGCAGTGCGCACGATTCATGAATTCTCACATCCACTATAAACGATCATGTGATGCGCTTCCCAACACCGGCCGAAG GCTTTTATTATTTGGTAGATTCTGGATATGCTTGCTCCAAGGGGTTCTTGCCCTCATACCGCAACGAACGATACCACCTGCAAAACTTTCATGGCAGTGGAGCCCAACTTCGGAGGAAGAAAGAGTTGTTTAA
- the LOC133881869 gene encoding uncharacterized protein LOC133881869 isoform X2: MDGGGTSGMNSNYENWGDTPDDPQYCASEVPDNEDDEETNTDPDYAEILNLLDSLFKVIEELHFNIQQAYRVMCIPQRTSILTGHMWVHWVLTNPNPNTCYERFRMFPCTFIKLCSTLKNNSYLGDSRYVKITEKVAAFLLVVCQAHSQRSVADRLQRSTHTISTYIGQVCKALCRLGNTLIQLCATEMPHPYVPRDRRYYPWFKWVGGQCARFMNSHIHYKRSCDALPNTGRRFWICLLQGVLALIPQRTIPPAKLSWQWSPTSEEERVV, encoded by the exons ATGGATGGCGGTGGAACGTCTGGCATGAACTCAAACTATGAAAACTGGGGTGATACACCTGACGACCCCCAATATTGTGCGAGTGAGGTACCCGACAATGAGGATGATGAGGAAACGAACACAGACCCGGACTATGCTGAGATCTTGAATCTTCTCGATAGCCTGTTCAAAGTGATTGAAGAACTTCACTTTAACATACAACAAGCTTATCGAGTTATGTGTATTCCGCAACGCACATCAATTTTGACGGGCCATATGTGGGTCCATTGGGTCCTAACGAACCCCAACCCTAATACATGCTACGAGCGCTTCCGAATGTTTCCCTGCACCTTCATAAAACTATGTagcacattaaaaaataatagctATCTAGGGGATAGTCGATATGTTAAGATCACAGAGAAAGTAGCAGCCTTTCTCTTAGTTGTTTGCCAGGCGCACTCACAGAGGAGTGTGGCCGACAGGCTGCAAAGATCGACTCACACCATAAGCACATACATTGGGCAAGTATGCAAAGCCCTATGTAGATTGGGCAATACGCTCATACAACTGTGTGCCACAGAGATGCCTCACCCATACGTCCCCCGTGACAGGCGATATTACCCCTGGTTTAAG TGGGTGGGAGGGCAGTGCGCACGATTCATGAATTCTCACATCCACTATAAACGATCATGTGATGCGCTTCCCAACACCGGCCGAAG ATTCTGGATATGCTTGCTCCAAGGGGTTCTTGCCCTCATACCGCAACGAACGATACCACCTGCAAAACTTTCATGGCAGTGGAGCCCAACTTCGGAGGAAGAAAGAGTTGTTTAA
- the LOC133881869 gene encoding uncharacterized protein LOC133881869 isoform X3, giving the protein MEGFHYTEKQVGKKIDKFKVDWKDFSELLNGSIVTEGGWDDVKNTVSLEEHQWEQLKSQYRVHKYLRFKKGGPLNYAKLNLLFTGTRAMGQFSHASTMDPPDDGNVVVFDVNNISPTVIDLNNISPTVIDLIELQRPPLRIHRNKGKKVASSTSNSPRSSKRGSKGEEIMVGLTNTFYEIKDQL; this is encoded by the exons ATGGAAGGGTTCCATTACACAGAGAAGCAAGTTGGCAAGAAGATAGATAAATTCAAGGTCGACTGGAAGGACTTCAGTGAACTCCTCAACGGTAGTATAGTCACTGAAGGGGGTTGGGACGATGTGAAGAATACGGTGTCATTAGAGGAACATCAATGGGAACAACTGAAATCG CAATACAGGGTACACAAATATTTAAGATTCAAGAAGGGTGGACCCCTGAACTACGCCAAATTGAATCTCCTCTTCACGGGGACACGAGCTATGGGGCAGTTTAGTCATGCTAGCACTATGGACCCGCCGGACGATGGCAATGTCGTTGTGTTTGACGTCAATAATATCTCACCAACAGTAATTGACCTCAATAATATCTCACCAACAGTAATTGACCTCATAGAGCTGCAACGTCCTCCACTGCGCATTCACAGGAACAAAGGTAAGAAGGTAGCGTCCTCGACAAGCAATTCGCCAAGGTCGAGCAAGCGGGGGTCCAAAGGTGAAGAGATAATGGTGGGTCTAACCAATACTTTCTATGAGATCAAGGACCAACTGTAG